The Stratiformator vulcanicus genome has a segment encoding these proteins:
- a CDS encoding peroxidase family protein → MLQWNLRSRSARRRRRPEIKVEPLEQRVVLSADIPTINGIGNNLNNPDWGSTETELLRNTEAEYTDGTSSPAGDDRPSARVISNTVGDQESDATNDRYLTDYVWIWGQFIDHDIDLTEGASPAEEFNIDVPQGDPLFDPNGTGTQQIPLDRSIYEEDADGTRQQLNQITAFLDGSVIYGSDDVRASELRTFNGGKLKTSSGDLLPFNEAGLPNAGGPSDSLFLAGDVRANENAALTAMHTVWVREHNRIADELAAGDSSLNDEEIYQLARARVTAQLQAITYNEFLPALLGDGALAEYQGYDDSVNPGIANVFSTAAYRLGHSLLSPTLLRVNADGSTAADGNIALRDAFFNPSAVTDEGIDLLLRGASLQNAQELDTQIIDDVRNFLFGPPGAGGFDLASLNIQRGRDHGLADYNQARVDYGLEPVSSFSEITSDPILAAKLESLYGSVDNIDVWVGGLAEDHVPGSSVGELFQTIIADQFERIRDGDRFWYQNLYSGAELFEIDNTTLADVIERNTDIDGLQENVFFDRAVLRLELADFGTTQVEIAKSGQDLVISDRVSGSVLAVAAIQDLKQVVIVGTAANNERVTVRAGAAAAGLEGGILFYGSHGQRDRLIVTGTRHADTFVVDGHSVVLNGSEVQAFHVENLDLRARGGDDVMSVRRESAAKIRMFGGNGDDRLFGGEGWDLLSGGNGRDLLFGNGGNDDLRGGAGSDRIFGGAGDDFIDAGEGHDLVFGGRGADFILTGLGFDIAFGGPGHDTIDGRTDRRRVAKKPPAPRSGEPGSGKSDSDSKKHNRSRNDAPPQVAKRQELQSGESAKQHRSDAKSEQGRRRTGRGRA, encoded by the coding sequence ATGCTTCAATGGAATCTGCGCTCGCGGTCTGCGCGTCGTCGCCGCCGTCCTGAAATTAAGGTTGAGCCGCTCGAACAGCGGGTCGTTCTTTCTGCCGACATTCCCACGATTAATGGGATCGGCAACAACCTCAACAACCCCGACTGGGGCAGTACCGAAACGGAGCTGTTAAGAAACACCGAGGCGGAATATACCGACGGAACGTCGTCGCCCGCCGGTGATGATCGCCCCAGTGCCCGAGTGATTAGTAACACGGTCGGCGATCAGGAAAGCGATGCGACGAATGATCGCTACCTGACGGACTACGTTTGGATTTGGGGGCAGTTCATTGATCACGATATCGACCTGACCGAAGGGGCGTCTCCGGCAGAAGAGTTTAACATCGACGTACCGCAGGGCGATCCGCTGTTTGATCCGAATGGGACTGGGACGCAGCAGATTCCTCTGGACCGCTCCATCTACGAGGAAGATGCCGACGGGACGCGGCAGCAGTTAAATCAAATCACTGCGTTCCTCGACGGCTCGGTGATCTACGGGTCCGACGATGTCAGAGCGAGTGAACTGCGAACGTTCAATGGCGGAAAATTAAAGACCAGCAGCGGCGATCTTCTGCCATTCAATGAAGCGGGGCTTCCGAATGCCGGCGGGCCGAGCGACTCGCTGTTTCTTGCCGGTGACGTGCGGGCGAATGAAAACGCCGCTCTTACCGCAATGCACACGGTCTGGGTGCGAGAGCACAACCGCATTGCCGATGAACTCGCAGCCGGAGATTCGAGCCTGAACGATGAAGAGATTTACCAACTGGCGCGGGCTCGCGTGACCGCTCAACTGCAGGCGATTACCTACAACGAGTTTCTTCCCGCGTTACTGGGTGATGGCGCGCTCGCCGAATACCAAGGTTACGATGACTCGGTCAATCCCGGTATCGCGAACGTCTTTTCGACGGCGGCTTACCGACTCGGTCATAGTTTGCTGTCGCCAACGCTCTTAAGGGTTAATGCCGACGGCTCAACCGCAGCTGATGGGAACATCGCACTGCGAGATGCCTTCTTTAATCCATCCGCGGTCACAGATGAAGGAATTGATTTATTGCTTCGGGGCGCGTCCTTACAAAATGCGCAGGAACTCGATACTCAAATTATTGATGATGTCCGGAACTTCCTGTTTGGACCTCCGGGAGCAGGGGGCTTTGATCTGGCATCCTTAAACATTCAGCGCGGGCGCGATCACGGCTTGGCAGACTATAACCAGGCCCGGGTCGACTACGGCCTTGAACCGGTTAGTTCGTTCTCGGAAATCACTTCCGATCCAATTTTGGCGGCGAAGCTCGAATCGCTTTACGGCAGCGTCGATAACATCGACGTCTGGGTAGGCGGTTTGGCCGAGGATCACGTTCCCGGCTCAAGCGTCGGAGAGTTGTTCCAGACGATTATTGCCGACCAGTTCGAACGCATTCGCGATGGTGATCGCTTCTGGTATCAAAACCTCTACTCCGGCGCCGAACTGTTTGAGATCGACAACACGACCCTCGCTGATGTGATTGAACGCAACACCGACATCGACGGTCTGCAGGAGAACGTGTTCTTCGATCGTGCCGTCCTTCGATTGGAGTTGGCTGATTTTGGAACGACTCAGGTAGAAATTGCGAAGAGCGGTCAGGACCTGGTTATCTCCGACCGCGTTTCGGGATCGGTGTTGGCGGTTGCGGCCATCCAAGATTTGAAGCAGGTCGTGATTGTGGGGACCGCCGCGAATAATGAGCGAGTGACGGTCAGGGCGGGCGCCGCTGCCGCAGGACTCGAAGGCGGCATTCTGTTCTATGGGAGCCATGGCCAACGCGATCGGCTGATCGTCACGGGGACGCGACACGCCGACACTTTTGTCGTCGACGGCCATTCCGTTGTGCTTAATGGGTCGGAAGTGCAGGCGTTTCACGTTGAAAATCTGGACCTGCGAGCTCGAGGAGGGGATGACGTCATGTCGGTCCGTCGAGAATCGGCTGCCAAAATACGGATGTTCGGCGGTAACGGAGATGACCGGCTCTTCGGCGGGGAGGGATGGGATTTGCTCTCCGGTGGGAACGGCCGCGATCTCCTGTTCGGCAATGGGGGCAATGACGACCTGCGCGGCGGCGCGGGATCGGACAGGATTTTCGGCGGAGCTGGTGATGACTTCATTGATGCGGGCGAAGGACATGACCTCGTATTCGGCGGGCGCGGCGCGGACTTTATCCTAACCGGACTCGGTTTTGATATCGCATTCGGCGGCCCTGGTCATGACACAATCGACGGGCGGACTGATCGTCGCCGAGTTGCCAAGAAGCCACCGGCCCCGCGTTCGGGCGAGCCCGGTTCCGGCAAGTCCGATTCGGATAGCAAGAAACACAATCGCAGTCGGAACGATGCACCTCCCCAAGTTGCAAAGCGACAGGAGTTGCAATCGGGAGAGAGTGCGAAGCAACATCGCTCTGATGCCAAGTCGGAGCAAGGTCGCCGACGGACAGGTCGCGGTCGCGCTTGA